In a genomic window of Bacteroidota bacterium:
- a CDS encoding nucleoside deaminase yields MEHEKWMQAAVDLSIAGVTSGEGGPFGAIVVKDGQIVGRGNNRVTTTNDPTAHAEVVAIRDACKNLGTFQLIGCTVYTSCEPCPMCLGAIYWARPDRVFFACTKADAAASGFDDQFIYDEIEKEFGERRIQFEQVGQSLAIKAFEIWDAKSDRIDY; encoded by the coding sequence ATGGAACACGAAAAATGGATGCAGGCTGCGGTCGACTTGTCGATTGCGGGCGTAACGAGCGGCGAAGGTGGCCCGTTTGGGGCGATTGTAGTGAAAGACGGGCAAATTGTCGGTCGGGGAAACAACCGCGTGACGACTACAAACGACCCTACGGCGCATGCTGAGGTCGTAGCCATCCGCGATGCCTGCAAAAATCTGGGGACCTTTCAGTTGATTGGCTGCACCGTGTACACATCCTGCGAACCCTGCCCGATGTGCCTCGGCGCGATCTATTGGGCGCGTCCTGACCGCGTATTTTTTGCCTGTACCAAGGCTGATGCCGCTGCCTCGGGTTTTGACGATCAGTTCATTTACGATGAAATTGAAAAGGAATTCGGCGAGCGCAGAATCCAATTCGAACAGGTCGGACAATCCTTGGCGATCAAGGCTTTCGAGATTTGGGATGCCAAATCAGACAGGATTGACTATTGA
- a CDS encoding XdhC family protein, with product MRELVLWEYVFDQLQNAGEVGLLVVVESTGSSPGRLGFKMVVAKDGGMKGSIGGGIMEQKLVEYMRSSLIADFDVWEVRRQIHSKDAARDQSGMICSGEQKLAILRLKADVIPEIMFIVDCLREGRSCCIQITDEGFSTLAYDANEHATGFKQSSDETWQYTEVLGIKDIAHVIGAGHVGLEMCRILSLLDFFVVNYDDRQGLNTMEANTFAHRKVVSPYPELGRYVAPSENAYVIVMTFGYRGDDQAIRALIGRKFKYFGMMGSEAKVTKLLADLRRDGYLEAEIQEIRTPVGLVAHCKTPAEIAVSVAAEMIAVRNGG from the coding sequence ATGAGGGAATTGGTGCTTTGGGAGTATGTATTCGATCAGCTTCAAAATGCGGGCGAAGTCGGCTTGTTGGTGGTCGTCGAAAGCACCGGTAGTAGCCCCGGCAGGCTCGGATTCAAAATGGTCGTCGCCAAGGACGGCGGGATGAAGGGAAGCATCGGCGGCGGCATTATGGAGCAGAAACTCGTGGAATACATGCGCTCGTCCCTGATTGCGGACTTTGATGTATGGGAGGTGCGCAGGCAGATTCATTCCAAGGATGCTGCGAGAGACCAAAGCGGGATGATTTGTTCGGGCGAACAGAAGTTGGCGATCCTCCGCTTGAAGGCCGATGTGATTCCTGAGATTATGTTTATTGTTGATTGCCTGCGTGAGGGACGGAGTTGCTGCATTCAAATCACGGATGAAGGATTTTCTACGCTAGCGTACGATGCAAATGAACATGCGACGGGATTCAAGCAATCCTCCGATGAAACATGGCAATATACGGAAGTCCTGGGGATCAAGGACATCGCGCATGTGATCGGCGCCGGCCATGTCGGCTTGGAGATGTGCCGGATCTTGTCGTTGCTCGACTTTTTCGTGGTGAACTATGACGACCGTCAGGGACTCAACACGATGGAAGCCAATACTTTCGCGCATCGGAAGGTGGTCTCGCCATACCCTGAGCTCGGAAGGTATGTCGCACCCAGCGAGAATGCCTATGTCATTGTCATGACTTTCGGCTATCGTGGCGACGATCAGGCGATCAGGGCATTGATCGGCCGGAAATTCAAGTATTTCGGCATGATGGGTAGTGAGGCCAAGGTCACCAAGTTGTTGGCCGACCTTCGGCGGGATGGTTATTTGGAGGCTGAGATCCAGGAGATTCGTACACCTGTTGGATTGGTCGCCCATTGTAAAACCCCGGCTGAAATTGCTGTGAGTGTGGCTGCTGAGATGATTGCCGTGCGGAATGGGGGGTGA
- a CDS encoding urate hydroxylase PuuD, with amino-acid sequence MAIFIVGFWIHHQIKGSPWEGHVNEWMNLIVRWGHVTFGVAWIGASFYFIFLENALYRGPGIREGLAGNLWAIHGGGFYYVEKYKVAPEKLPAHLHWFKWEAYITWISGICLLFVVYYFNASSLLVDKTVADISNGTAIAIGIGTLVTSWFVYDILCRSPLVLNKPVFFFLMLGYLTLIAFFLSQWLSPRAAYIHVGAVIGTMMAGNVWRVIIPSQKAMVKAAEEGKEVNPELGKHAGLRSLHNNYFTLPVLFIMISNHFPSTYGNTLNWAVLGALTLISAGVKHYFNLKDKGEKNPFLIPAATVGMMVVFFVTAPKPASDSASGGGKVEKVEFYQVYQTVIRRCTPCHSANPIDDVNVLAPNGIMLDTPEQIIAQKDRIMVRAVVTKTMPQNNKTEMTDAERELIGRWISQGGSEK; translated from the coding sequence ATGGCAATTTTCATCGTCGGATTTTGGATCCATCACCAAATCAAAGGCAGCCCCTGGGAAGGCCACGTCAACGAATGGATGAACCTGATTGTCAGGTGGGGGCATGTGACTTTCGGCGTGGCTTGGATCGGGGCTTCGTTCTATTTCATTTTCTTGGAGAATGCCCTTTATCGTGGCCCCGGCATTCGGGAAGGTCTAGCCGGCAACCTGTGGGCGATCCATGGCGGAGGCTTTTATTATGTTGAAAAGTACAAAGTAGCCCCCGAAAAGCTCCCCGCCCACCTGCATTGGTTCAAATGGGAAGCCTATATCACGTGGATTTCAGGAATTTGCCTGCTTTTCGTCGTCTATTACTTCAATGCGAGTTCGTTGTTGGTCGACAAAACCGTGGCGGATATTTCCAACGGAACAGCAATCGCGATCGGCATCGGCACGCTTGTGACGTCCTGGTTTGTGTACGACATTCTTTGCCGATCGCCGTTGGTGCTCAACAAACCTGTGTTTTTCTTCCTGATGCTAGGTTACCTCACCCTGATCGCATTTTTCCTTTCACAGTGGCTGAGCCCTCGTGCAGCCTATATCCACGTAGGTGCCGTGATCGGAACGATGATGGCCGGCAACGTTTGGCGCGTGATCATTCCCTCCCAAAAAGCCATGGTCAAGGCCGCCGAGGAAGGCAAGGAAGTCAATCCCGAACTTGGAAAACACGCTGGTCTGCGTTCGCTGCACAACAACTATTTCACGTTGCCTGTGCTGTTCATCATGATCAGCAATCACTTTCCAAGCACGTATGGAAATACGTTGAATTGGGCAGTTTTGGGCGCATTGACGCTGATCAGTGCAGGTGTCAAACACTACTTCAACCTCAAGGACAAAGGCGAAAAGAATCCCTTTCTGATTCCTGCGGCGACCGTTGGTATGATGGTCGTCTTTTTTGTCACGGCTCCAAAACCCGCCTCCGATTCCGCCTCCGGGGGTGGAAAGGTCGAAAAGGTGGAATTTTATCAGGTTTATCAGACTGTAATTCGCCGTTGCACACCCTGCCACAGTGCCAATCCCATCGACGATGTCAATGTCCTTGCACCTAACGGCATCATGTTGGACACCCCCGAACAAATTATCGCGCAGAAGGACCGTATTATGGTGCGCGCCGTGGTGACCAAAACCATGCCGCAAAACAACAAAACGGAAATGACCGATGCCGAACGGGAATTGATCGGGAGGTGGATTAGCCAAGGGGGAAGTGAGAAGTGA
- a CDS encoding cyclic nucleotide-binding domain-containing protein encodes MTKESALAIVQGIAELKEVPISDLQWLVDNSELSIIPKGEHLFAPKMAADRLLIVLEGAFRIYALQNGQRHELMEIEGGSITGLLPYSRMKEASGYGEAKVDSQILALHKEHFRDMICNHHPLTEALVHFMTSRVRAFTQFQQQNDKLASLGKLSAGLAHELNNPAAAVVRSSNALKNHLQAIPDKFKQVMNIKVGDAEVDVVNDVIFRRIQNGGKSNLTLMQRTALEDDLADWMDERGFDHAFEWAETLADFEFNTADLDEVNAVVPDHNLPAVIGWIVSNLITEKMVNEIADASKRISELVGSVKHYTHMDRSNDKQPTDLHAGIRSTLTMLGYKIRNHKVAVNEQFDPELPLVPAFPGEVNQVFTNIIDNAVDAMEANGGTLTIETRKDGDFVKIDISDSGTGIPPEILAKIFDPFFTTKDIGKGTGLGLDVVQQIMKNRHRGDVKVQSEPGKTTFMLCFPLNF; translated from the coding sequence ATGACCAAAGAATCAGCCTTGGCAATCGTCCAGGGAATTGCTGAATTGAAAGAAGTGCCGATTTCCGACCTGCAATGGCTGGTTGACAATTCGGAGTTGTCCATCATTCCAAAAGGCGAGCATCTTTTTGCACCCAAAATGGCTGCTGATCGGTTGCTCATCGTGTTGGAGGGCGCCTTTCGAATCTACGCCTTGCAAAATGGCCAACGCCATGAACTGATGGAAATCGAAGGAGGCTCGATTACGGGTTTGTTGCCGTATTCGCGGATGAAGGAAGCCTCGGGCTATGGAGAGGCAAAGGTGGATTCGCAGATTTTGGCCTTGCACAAAGAGCATTTTCGCGACATGATCTGCAACCACCATCCGCTCACGGAGGCTTTGGTGCATTTTATGACGAGTCGTGTGCGTGCTTTTACGCAGTTTCAGCAACAAAACGACAAGCTTGCTTCCCTCGGGAAATTGAGTGCGGGCCTCGCCCATGAACTCAACAATCCGGCCGCCGCGGTGGTGCGGAGCAGCAATGCCCTCAAAAATCACCTGCAAGCCATTCCCGACAAATTCAAGCAGGTGATGAACATCAAAGTCGGTGACGCTGAGGTGGATGTAGTCAACGATGTCATCTTTCGGCGCATCCAAAACGGCGGAAAATCCAATCTTACGTTGATGCAACGCACGGCGTTGGAAGATGATTTGGCCGATTGGATGGATGAACGCGGGTTTGACCATGCCTTCGAATGGGCCGAGACTTTGGCCGATTTCGAATTTAATACAGCTGATTTGGACGAGGTGAATGCGGTCGTGCCAGATCACAACCTTCCTGCAGTGATTGGTTGGATCGTGAGCAACCTGATTACTGAAAAAATGGTCAATGAGATCGCTGATGCCAGCAAACGCATCTCTGAATTGGTTGGTTCGGTCAAGCATTATACCCACATGGACCGCAGCAACGACAAGCAGCCTACTGATTTGCATGCCGGCATCCGCAGTACATTGACCATGCTGGGTTACAAAATCCGGAATCATAAAGTAGCTGTGAATGAGCAATTTGATCCCGAATTGCCCTTGGTTCCTGCATTCCCCGGAGAGGTGAATCAAGTGTTTACCAACATCATCGACAATGCCGTCGACGCGATGGAGGCCAACGGTGGTACGCTCACGATTGAAACCCGGAAGGATGGAGATTTCGTCAAAATCGACATTTCCGACAGCGGTACCGGCATTCCGCCCGAGATTCTGGCTAAAATTTTTGATCCGTTTTTCACGACCAAAGACATCGGCAAAGGCACCGGCCTCGGCTTGGATGTGGTGCAACAAATCATGAAAAATCGCCACCGCGGCGACGTAAAGGTGCAATCCGAGCCAGGAAAAACGACCTTTATGCTTTGTTTTCCATTGAATTTCTGA
- a CDS encoding carbonic anhydrase, whose product MDNVIEKMLSNNREWVAEQLALDPSYFERLAAGQSPSILWIGCADSRVPPNEITKTHPGDIFVHRNVANLVVQTDMNMLSVLQYAVEVLKVQHVIVCGHYGCGGVLAAMGSHQYGLIDNWLRTIKDTQNYYWQQLKDLDEHARGRRMVELNVIEQVHNLGKTNIIQNAWKSGGKPFIHGWAYDLGTGIIKSLTSDIGDEEALKETCKFEMGIVGH is encoded by the coding sequence ATGGACAACGTCATCGAAAAAATGCTCAGCAACAACCGCGAATGGGTGGCCGAGCAACTTGCCCTCGATCCTAGCTATTTTGAGCGGCTTGCAGCGGGACAATCTCCCAGCATTTTGTGGATCGGCTGTGCCGACAGCCGCGTTCCGCCCAACGAAATCACCAAAACCCATCCCGGTGACATCTTCGTGCACCGCAACGTGGCCAATTTGGTCGTTCAGACGGATATGAACATGCTGAGCGTATTGCAGTACGCCGTGGAAGTCCTGAAAGTGCAGCATGTCATCGTCTGCGGGCATTATGGCTGCGGAGGCGTGCTTGCCGCGATGGGAAGCCATCAGTATGGCCTGATTGACAATTGGTTGCGTACGATCAAGGATACGCAAAATTACTATTGGCAGCAGCTCAAGGATTTGGACGAACATGCAAGAGGCCGCAGGATGGTGGAGCTCAACGTGATCGAGCAAGTTCACAATTTGGGCAAGACAAATATCATTCAAAATGCCTGGAAATCAGGAGGCAAGCCTTTCATTCATGGCTGGGCTTATGATCTCGGAACGGGCATTATCAAAAGCTTGACGAGCGACATCGGCGACGAGGAAGCTTTGAAGGAAACTTGCAAGTTTGAAATGGGGATTGTGGGGCATTGA
- a CDS encoding bestrophin family protein: MLSILLVFRTNNSYDRWWEGRKQWGALVNTCRNLAVTVHTTFPKEDRHSRHLMAKHISNFCIAFKEHLRKGVKMDELILLTEADRAEYERKAHIPNHISLQIHQLIHRVYKGGGITGEDYLNLKPHTQDLLDILGACERIRKTPIPFSYAVFIKIFISVYGVLLPFALVHSFGVWTAPIMMLIFFAFIGIEMMAEEIENPFGLDCNNLPTGTLAKTIQTNVFEILEAETDDKALTDSLEAAEKADAASTELYQKIF; this comes from the coding sequence GTGCTCAGTATTTTGCTGGTTTTCAGAACCAACAATAGCTACGACCGATGGTGGGAGGGACGAAAACAATGGGGAGCCTTGGTAAATACCTGCCGCAACTTGGCGGTGACCGTGCACACGACCTTTCCCAAGGAGGACCGGCATAGCCGGCATTTGATGGCCAAACACATTTCCAACTTCTGCATTGCCTTCAAGGAGCACCTCCGAAAAGGCGTGAAAATGGATGAATTGATTCTCCTGACGGAAGCCGATCGCGCTGAATATGAACGGAAAGCGCATATTCCCAACCATATTTCGCTGCAGATTCACCAATTGATCCACCGCGTTTACAAAGGTGGCGGTATCACGGGCGAGGATTATCTGAATTTGAAACCGCATACGCAGGATTTGTTGGACATTTTAGGTGCCTGCGAACGCATTCGCAAAACGCCGATCCCGTTTTCGTATGCTGTGTTTATCAAAATATTCATCTCGGTTTATGGTGTTTTGCTGCCCTTTGCCTTGGTGCATTCTTTTGGAGTTTGGACTGCGCCGATCATGATGCTGATCTTTTTTGCCTTCATCGGCATCGAAATGATGGCCGAGGAAATCGAAAATCCATTTGGATTGGACTGCAACAACCTGCCCACGGGCACGTTGGCCAAAACAATCCAAACCAATGTTTTCGAGATTCTGGAAGCCGAAACGGACGACAAGGCCTTGACTGATTCGCTGGAAGCTGCCGAAAAGGCCGACGCTGCCTCGACGGAGTTGTATCAAAAGATTTTTTAA
- the xdhA gene encoding xanthine dehydrogenase small subunit, with translation MKAVSNQISFWMDDRRVDIDFGKETQWRPTTTVLNYLRSLPNHKGTKEGCAEGDCGACTVAIAEADENGKMTYRAIDSCLVFLPMIHGKHLISVENLGTSEELHPVQKAMVDCDGSQCGYCTPGFIMSLFALYKTAQIPDREEILDALTGNLCRCTGYRPIVEAAAKSCSGHCQDRIWAKEPMVAAELKEVKIHQPSVEITTIENTYFRPSSMEEALKIRQERPEALIVCGGTDVGLMVTKKKLNLPLVLDLSGIESLRGTEETADGLKLGASLSLEKVKSICKSRFPAMYDMLAVFGSRQIREQASLGGNVANASPIGDMPPVLMALDASVQLQSLEGTRILKVSEFITGYRTTALKANELITAIIVPPTPSGRIVKSYKISKRKDLDISTVSSGFWLDLDAERTVKSIGLIYGGMAAMTKHAAKAEQFLLERTWTRENVEAAMDLVEAEFTPISDARSGKEGRRIMARNLLLKFWADTTLPQPA, from the coding sequence ATGAAAGCAGTGAGCAATCAGATTTCGTTTTGGATGGATGACCGGCGGGTCGACATTGACTTTGGAAAAGAGACGCAATGGCGGCCTACTACGACCGTGCTCAATTACTTGCGGAGTCTTCCCAACCACAAGGGCACCAAGGAAGGTTGCGCCGAAGGTGACTGTGGCGCCTGCACCGTCGCCATTGCCGAGGCGGATGAAAATGGTAAAATGACCTACCGGGCGATCGATTCCTGCCTCGTTTTTCTGCCGATGATCCATGGAAAGCACCTGATTTCGGTTGAAAATCTGGGTACTTCCGAGGAACTGCATCCCGTACAAAAGGCGATGGTCGACTGCGACGGCAGTCAGTGTGGTTATTGCACCCCCGGTTTTATCATGTCACTGTTTGCATTGTACAAAACCGCGCAAATTCCTGACCGCGAGGAGATTTTGGATGCGTTGACGGGGAATCTCTGCCGTTGTACCGGTTACCGTCCGATTGTGGAGGCGGCGGCAAAAAGCTGTTCTGGACATTGCCAAGACCGGATTTGGGCCAAGGAACCGATGGTGGCAGCGGAATTGAAGGAAGTGAAAATTCATCAGCCAAGCGTTGAGATAACCACGATTGAAAACACGTATTTCCGGCCCAGCTCAATGGAGGAGGCCCTGAAAATCAGGCAGGAGCGGCCTGAGGCACTCATCGTTTGCGGCGGAACGGATGTAGGGTTGATGGTCACAAAAAAGAAACTGAATCTGCCACTGGTACTGGATCTTTCGGGCATCGAATCCCTGCGAGGCACGGAGGAAACGGCCGATGGACTCAAATTGGGTGCTTCGTTGAGTCTGGAAAAAGTCAAAAGCATTTGCAAAAGCCGCTTCCCGGCCATGTATGACATGCTCGCCGTATTCGGTTCGCGCCAAATACGCGAGCAGGCAAGCTTGGGCGGCAATGTCGCCAACGCGTCGCCCATCGGGGACATGCCCCCCGTTTTGATGGCCCTCGATGCCTCCGTCCAATTGCAAAGCCTTGAGGGAACGCGCATCCTCAAGGTTTCCGAATTTATCACCGGCTATCGCACCACGGCACTGAAAGCCAATGAGTTGATCACAGCCATCATTGTTCCACCAACCCCGTCGGGGCGAATCGTAAAATCCTACAAGATTTCCAAGCGCAAAGACTTGGACATCAGTACCGTCAGCTCCGGATTTTGGCTGGATTTGGACGCAGAACGCACGGTAAAATCCATCGGATTGATCTACGGAGGCATGGCCGCCATGACCAAGCATGCAGCCAAGGCTGAACAATTTTTGTTGGAGCGGACTTGGACGCGGGAAAATGTCGAGGCTGCCATGGACCTTGTTGAAGCGGAATTCACGCCTATTTCCGATGCGCGTTCGGGGAAGGAAGGCCGTCGCATCATGGCCCGAAATCTCTTGCTCAAGTTTTGGGCAGATACCACGTTGCCTCAACCTGCCTGA
- a CDS encoding FAD-dependent oxidoreductase: protein MSQLPIIIAVDDDPNVLRALSRDLKTQYRKEYRVLATESANEALETVADLKKKGETVAMFVSDQRMPEMLGVDFLEKAKPYFPSAKRVLLTAYSDTDAAIRAINDVQLDYYLLKPWDPPEEKLFPVLSDLLESWQGSYQPEFRGIRVVGYQFSPKSHAIKDFLAGNLFPYEWIDFRTNPKAEEFETLYGFKESELPVVVFEDGTYVAYRENEDVAPKLGLNPKASSDLYDVAIIGAGPAGLAAAVYGGSEGLKTLLIERRAPGGQAGTSSRIENYLGFPTGLSGGDLSRRAITQATRFGVELLSPQSVERIELKETYKVLHLKDGSQVKTKSIVIGTGVDYRKLEGGGIQDFTGAGVYYGAATTEAANCRNKQVYIVGGGNSAGQAAMHLSNFAGKVTIVIRGKDLTATMSSYLIDQIAGTPNIAVLPFTEVVGGSGSDRLEKITLYSSQSEVNEEVVCDALFVFIGAKPYTDWLGEAFLKDEKEFLVTGRDLVLHSEYKKRWKIQRDPYLLETIVPGIFAAGDVRSGAMNRVASAVGEGSMAISYVHRFLAEN, encoded by the coding sequence ATGAGTCAGCTTCCCATCATCATTGCTGTCGACGACGACCCCAACGTGTTGCGGGCATTGAGCCGCGATTTGAAGACACAATACCGCAAGGAATACCGCGTGTTGGCCACGGAAAGTGCCAATGAGGCTTTGGAAACAGTTGCCGACCTCAAGAAAAAAGGAGAGACCGTGGCGATGTTCGTGAGCGATCAACGCATGCCCGAAATGCTCGGTGTGGACTTTTTGGAAAAGGCAAAGCCTTATTTCCCAAGCGCAAAGCGTGTCTTGCTCACCGCTTACAGTGACACCGACGCCGCCATCCGTGCTATCAACGACGTACAACTCGACTACTATTTGCTCAAGCCTTGGGATCCGCCGGAAGAGAAGCTGTTTCCTGTGTTGAGCGACCTGTTGGAAAGCTGGCAAGGCAGTTACCAACCCGAATTCCGCGGAATACGCGTGGTTGGCTATCAGTTTTCACCCAAAAGTCATGCGATCAAGGACTTTTTGGCGGGCAATCTTTTTCCCTACGAATGGATCGATTTTCGCACCAACCCCAAAGCAGAGGAATTTGAGACCTTGTATGGGTTTAAGGAATCGGAATTGCCGGTCGTTGTTTTTGAGGACGGCACCTATGTCGCCTACCGCGAAAATGAGGATGTGGCTCCGAAATTGGGCTTGAATCCGAAGGCGAGCAGCGATTTGTATGACGTCGCCATCATCGGCGCGGGTCCTGCTGGGCTTGCCGCAGCCGTTTACGGCGGTTCGGAGGGGCTCAAAACCTTGCTGATCGAGCGTCGCGCCCCTGGCGGGCAGGCGGGAACGAGTTCGCGGATTGAGAACTATTTGGGTTTTCCAACGGGACTGAGCGGCGGCGACTTGTCGCGTAGGGCGATCACGCAGGCGACGCGTTTTGGGGTGGAATTGCTTTCCCCGCAATCCGTCGAGCGCATCGAATTGAAGGAAACCTACAAGGTTTTGCATCTCAAGGATGGCTCGCAGGTCAAAACCAAGAGCATTGTCATCGGGACAGGTGTGGACTACCGCAAGCTCGAAGGCGGTGGCATACAGGATTTTACAGGAGCTGGTGTTTACTATGGCGCGGCCACCACGGAGGCTGCCAATTGTCGGAACAAGCAAGTGTACATCGTCGGAGGGGGGAATTCGGCAGGGCAAGCTGCGATGCACTTGAGCAATTTTGCTGGAAAGGTCACGATCGTCATTCGCGGAAAGGACCTGACGGCCACGATGAGCTCCTATCTGATCGACCAAATCGCGGGAACTCCCAACATTGCCGTGTTGCCATTTACCGAAGTAGTCGGCGGATCGGGCAGCGACCGTTTGGAGAAGATCACGCTTTACAGTTCACAATCCGAAGTAAATGAGGAGGTTGTTTGCGATGCACTTTTTGTGTTCATCGGCGCAAAGCCTTATACGGATTGGCTCGGAGAGGCTTTTCTGAAGGACGAGAAGGAATTTTTGGTTACCGGGCGCGATTTGGTGCTGCATTCGGAGTACAAAAAGCGCTGGAAGATTCAACGGGATCCCTATTTGCTGGAAACGATCGTTCCAGGCATTTTTGCTGCCGGCGATGTGCGTTCAGGAGCCATGAACCGCGTTGCAAGCGCAGTGGGAGAGGGCTCGATGGCGATTTCGTACGTTCACCGATTCCTGGCGGAGAATTGA
- the allB gene encoding allantoinase AllB: protein MENERYILHSQRVVLPNGVREAWILIENGRIGAVLEAALAGVECRELGNLVLMPGLIDSHVHINEPGRTEWEGFDTATKAAAAGGITTLVDMPLNASPVTTTLAAFQQKLAAANGKMHVNCGFYGGIVPGNSDDLAPLIAAGVLGIKAFLSHSGIDEFPNVEEADLRAGMPVIAAGGVPLLVHAELVSDHPDVHVMDEEPRSHAAWLRSRPKYWENDAVALMIRLCREFRCKTHIVHLASSEAIPMLQAAVNEGLPITVETCPHYLVFAAEDIEDGQTLFKCAPPIRERANNDLLWEALRKGLITMVVTDHSPATPDLKGLGDGRFREAWGGIASLQFSLPATWTEAEKRGFHLSDIVKWMSTHVAEFLGLQHHKGAIASGMDADLVVWDPESACPTEKADIQHRHPVSPYARMNLRGKVLQTYVGGKIVFDQGNFPNLGCGNVILRKN, encoded by the coding sequence ATGGAAAATGAGAGATATATCTTGCATTCGCAGCGGGTGGTGCTGCCGAATGGGGTGCGGGAGGCTTGGATTTTGATTGAAAATGGCCGAATCGGAGCTGTTTTGGAGGCTGCATTGGCGGGCGTTGAATGTCGGGAATTGGGAAATCTTGTGCTGATGCCAGGTTTGATCGACTCGCATGTCCATATCAATGAGCCGGGCCGGACCGAATGGGAGGGTTTTGATACCGCCACCAAAGCGGCTGCAGCAGGCGGGATTACCACCTTGGTGGACATGCCATTGAATGCGAGCCCGGTCACCACAACCTTGGCAGCATTCCAGCAGAAACTCGCAGCTGCCAACGGGAAAATGCATGTGAATTGCGGTTTTTACGGCGGAATCGTACCCGGAAATAGCGATGATTTGGCGCCACTGATCGCGGCCGGCGTCTTGGGAATCAAGGCATTCCTGAGCCATTCCGGGATTGACGAATTTCCCAACGTCGAGGAAGCCGACCTGCGTGCAGGCATGCCCGTAATCGCGGCGGGGGGCGTGCCCCTGCTTGTGCATGCGGAGCTCGTCTCCGACCACCCCGATGTTCATGTCATGGATGAGGAACCTCGTTCGCACGCAGCTTGGCTGCGTTCTCGGCCCAAGTATTGGGAAAATGACGCAGTCGCATTGATGATCCGGCTTTGCCGCGAATTCCGTTGCAAGACGCATATTGTCCATTTGGCGTCCTCGGAGGCGATACCGATGCTGCAAGCGGCTGTGAATGAAGGCTTGCCGATTACCGTGGAGACCTGCCCGCATTACTTGGTATTCGCAGCCGAAGACATCGAAGACGGACAAACCTTGTTCAAATGCGCACCGCCGATCCGCGAACGCGCCAACAATGACCTGCTATGGGAGGCGTTGCGTAAGGGTCTGATCACGATGGTGGTGACGGATCATTCGCCGGCGACACCCGACTTGAAAGGCTTGGGAGATGGCCGCTTCCGCGAAGCTTGGGGCGGCATTGCTTCCCTGCAATTTTCCCTGCCAGCGACATGGACCGAGGCGGAAAAACGTGGTTTTCATCTCAGCGACATCGTAAAGTGGATGAGTACCCATGTCGCGGAATTCCTTGGTTTGCAGCATCATAAGGGCGCAATTGCAAGTGGAATGGATGCCGACCTTGTTGTTTGGGATCCGGAATCCGCCTGCCCGACGGAAAAAGCCGATATTCAGCATAGGCATCCCGTGAGTCCGTATGCACGGATGAACCTGCGTGGGAAGGTTTTGCAGACCTATGTCGGAGGAAAAATCGTGTTTGATCAAGGGAATTTTCCCAATTTGGGCTGCGGAAACGTCATTTTGAGGAAAAATTAA